In the Cryptococcus neoformans var. neoformans JEC21 chromosome 1, complete sequence genome, one interval contains:
- a CDS encoding nucleoporin nsp1, putative, whose product MSDLHRALSGAHRPNSNPRIHRHSSPYKRPLGQSALHPSSTMGDLASLAGRETSPTKKPVPTSRVQSLASGGSLTRSGSEPSLLSGIKSIFTRPLQWLSTPGKTAGVSKRDSLSSFGNELEDPESPSDRREGKRIRRHSPEPRTNRFNDLASDYAPEHQFEVQGRAVSGFMLPPLSPHVTLKPKSSFSNDKTAHRKPANFSRPLTSSQSMSYLDPPSNVLRSSAYGQAVASPKKTGTLTRSKRVDLATLADDDAGFQEDSLGKDDRGKEKEIWSPWKSKYAGANGASSTAAAQKNITPGRKTFAQTLEDGDHAHPMASPFRGLPTASPRPRQPSTIGLGRSATAANLRRHASVVSDLSMASAGDTVRSTSIRNLRDLEIHSPPGGSISRDKDDDRMSVEGDSIRRKEGSVLDWFMHDQWEKPKSPASVAASNRLGTSMPRAAPTPMRRGQMVWNQDDKVFMRESELKASQRPAPVHKNEAERILYTLEAMRKTPLTDARKGDIPPLLGQSSRTLRRSINVPLATAAGGESAKQRKDKERFGDLGVSVMISPYGRRRVADREAREVRKHSRMESQEYRPSPTPSDARSETASQISGAQIEYLAPKESSPSPSAPTPRRSSRLNRTNAVEETTPKANRRSTRRGAPKQPAPVHEEEPVTRSSRSTRRTKKTVVERSTSPTPPPAPPSVPSIIATAPSPGKPSTSDTYQPRAVDQMPRGGSSLRARSDTSKRTHQSAASYSRSQTPPTSGRYSAKDEDLPDMEELEKASKIALPSFSGISFAGLKPSGDENASNNTMPSKSVTTPAAPLPPLSLPRAGGPLARLGVASTRPRASSPLAAGSIVAAPDSPPTMPVPNKNDSSPLANGIFPISGGTTEKSASLNPTGSTTPAGKPPAASSFFSKAPTSTEAAKKPSFSFGDSSSKVSGETISGAGKAEAGSIPNFFGSATVSSASSTKQSSPVPVPALDFGVQKKDSGEKAPPAALPPPIASASASPAPVFSFGASVNGNKEGDKEKTTDSAASPFSFGGKEPEVAKKDSAAPSGGFSFGVKKDSTSGGEFSFGKSKDSPAAASNAVPSFSFSVSKPAASDTVTKSPFSFGAPASDKPKSDEPSKPAFTFGQSNSSSAAPDSVNSSHTPSKPAFSFGAPAPSSNTPASKPAFTFGASSSTTPVTTPTTAVANKDATGGGITAPSTTPAFGGFSFGSQAVNKAEDKKDAPANPFGGTSNNNSTFTLGGPANKSIAANGTSSPFGTAPSTVANADSAKNPFDNKSGPNGVTAPAFTFGAPGNASMKPANAGAFGSNVSTGSQPFVFGASSVNGGSTSAPLNTFKTDNVAKPSTPAFAFGSGSNATPASNPFNASTAPASNPFGQQQDQKPNAPASFAFGATNNSVAAPASNSSFSFGQPMNASPAASTSTFSFGQPAQQQSSTPAAPSFSFGQTAAQPQPAAAFSFGAPAGDASRFKSPTPGPEGGFSLGVATNEAAPASPGGRRVKGLPRRR is encoded by the exons ATGTCCGACCTCCACCGCGCCCTCTCGGGCGCACATCGGCCCAACTCGAATCCCAGAATACATAGGCATAGCAGTCCCTACAAGAGACCATTAGGCCAAAGCGCTCTGCacccctcttccaccatgGGTGACCTTGCCAGCCTTGCCGGGCGCGAAACTTCTCCTACGAAGAAACCCGTCCCTACTTCCAGAGTCCAGAGTCTCGCGTCCGGTGGGAGCCTTACCAGATCAGGTAGCGAACCGTCACTGTTGTCTGGAATAAAGTCTATTTTCACAAGACCTCTTCAGTGGCTCTCCACACCTGGAAAGACAGCAGGAGTATCTAAGCGTGACAGCTTGTCATCCTTTGGTAACGAACTGGAGGATCCTGAGTCTCCGTCCGATAGACGAGAAGGCAAGAGGATACGAAGGCACTCACCAGAGCCTCGGACGAACCGGTTTAACGACCTCGCCAGTGACTACGCACCAGAGCATCAGTTTGAAGTCCAAGGGCGCGCCGTGTCTGGCTTTATGCTTcctcccctctctccccaTGTCACCCTCAAACCCAAGTCCTCTTTTTCTAATGACAAGACCGCACACAGAAAGCCTGCCAATTTCTCTAGGCCcctcacctcttcccagTCCATGTCATATCTCGACCCCCCGTCCAACGTGCTGCGATCTTCAGCGTACGGGCAGGCTGTTGCTTCACCAAAAAAGACTGGCACATTGACTCGTTCCAAGAGGGTTGACTTAGCTACACttgcagatgatgatgctggTTTCCAGGAAGATAGTTTAGGCAAGGATGAcagagggaaggaaaaagagatctGGAGTCCGTGGAAGTCTAAATATGCCGGTGCTAATGGAGCTTCATCGACTGCCGCCGCACAAAAGAACATTACTCCTGGCCGCAAAACGTTCGCGCAGACATTAGAAGACGGTGAT CATGCTCATCCAATGGCTTCACCCTTCCGAGGACTGCCCACTGCCTCTCCTCGACCGCGTCAACCCAGCACCATTGGTCTCGGTCGCTCAGCAACTGCCGCTAACCTGCGGCGTCATGCCAGCGTTGTCTCTGATCTCAGCATGGCCTCCGCAGGTGACACTGTAAGAAGCACCAGCATAAGGAACCTACGGGACCTTGAAATTCATTCGCCGCCAGGAGGAAGTATAAGTCGTGACAAAGACGATGATAGGATGAGTGTTGAAGGAGATAGCATCAggcgaaaagaaggaagtgtCCTG GATTGGTTCATGCACGACCAATGGGAAAAACCCAAATCACCTGCATCTGTGGCTGCCTCCAACAGGTTAGGCACATCAATGCCTAGAGCTGCCCCGACTCCCATGAGAAGGGGCCAGATGGTTTGGAATCAGGATGATAAGGTCTTTATGAGGGAGAGTGAACTCAAAGCTT CGCAAAGGCCAGCACCTGTTCACAAAAACGAAGCCGAACGCATTCTTTACACTTTGGAAGCCATGCGTAAAACTCCTCTCACTGATGCTCGAAAAGGCGAcattccacctcttctcgGCCAATCCTCCCGTACTCTCCGACGAAGCATTAACGTCCCGCTTGCgactgctgctggtggtgaAAGTGCCAAACAAaggaaagacaaagaaAGATTTGGTGACTTGGGAGTATCAGTCATGATCAGCCCGTATGGTCGGAGAAGGGTAGCTGACAGAGAGGCAAGGGAGGTCAGGAAACATAGTCGGATGGAGAGTCAAG AGTATCGACCATCCCCAACTCCATCGGATGCAAGAAGTGAGACTGCTAGCCAGATTTCCGGCGCCCAAATTGAATATTTGGCGCCTAAGGaatcctctccttctccttccgctCCCACTCCCCGCCGATCATCTCGACTCAATAGAACCAATGCCGTCGAGGAGACCACCCCCAAAGCCAATAGAAGATCTACCAGAAGAGGCGCTCCAAAACAGCCAGCGCCCGtgcatgaagaagaaccaGTCACGAGGTCATCTAGGTCGACTCGGCGTACCAAGAAAACTGTCGTTGAGCGCTCAACCTCACCTACTCCCCCTCCGGCTCCGCCTTCAGTACCATCAATCATTGCTACAGCACCTTCTCCGGGTAAGCCCTCTACTTCTGACACATATCAGCCTCGAGCGGTCGATCAAATGCCCCGTGGAGGTTCTTCTTTACGCGCCAGGTCCGATACGTCAAAACGAACACACCAAAGCGCAGCATCTTACTCTCGATCCCAGACTCCTCCTACTTCTGGACGATATTCTGCCAAGGACGAGGATTTGCCGGATATGGAAGAGCTAGAAAAAGCTTCCAAGATTGCATTACCCTCTTTCTCCGGCATCTCTTTCGCAGGCTTGAAGCCTTCTGGTGATGAAAACGCTTCCAACAATACGATGCCCTCAAAGTCTGTGACAACACCAGCTGCACCCCTCCCTCCACTAAGTCTGCCGCGTGCTGGTGGGCCTTTGGCCCGACTGGGCGTTGCGTCTACCCGCCCTAGagcttcatctcctctcgcTGCTGGTTCTATCGTGGCTGCGCCTGACTCTCCCCCTACAATGCCTGTGCCCAATAAAAATGACTCGTCTCCACTGGCTAACGGTATTTTCCCCATCTCTGGAGGTACCACAGAGAAATCTGCTTCGCTCAACCCTACCGGCTCTACCACACCAGCAGGTAAACCGCccgccgcttcttccttcttctccaaagctCCTACTTCCACTGAAGCCGCAAAAAAgccatctttctctttcggCGACTCTTCTAGCAAAGTGTCTGGTGAAACGATATCTGGTGCTGGAAAAGCTGAAGCCGGTAGCATCCCTAACTTTTTTGGGAGTGCCACCGTGTCGtccgcttcttcaactAAACAGTCGTCGCCTGTCCCTGTGCCTGCACTTGATTTTGGTGTTCAGAAAAAGGACAGTGGTGAAAAAGCGCCACCAGCAGCCTTGCCCCCACCCATCGCGTCTGCTAGTGCTTCGCCAGCGCCCGTCTTCTCTTTTGGAGCTTCGGTAAACGGGAACAAGGAGGGGGATAAGGAGAAAACTACTGACTCTGCTGCTTCACCGTTCTCCTTCGGCGGAAAGGAACCAGAAGTTGCAAAGAAGGATTCTGCAGCTCCCAGTGGCGGATTCAGTTTTGGCGTTAAAAAGGATTCAACATCTGGTGGTGAATTTAGCTTTGGGAAGTCGAAGGACAGCCCTGCCGCAGCATCTAATGCTGTTCCCTCTTTTTCA TTTTCTGTGTCCAAACCAGCGGCATCGGACACTGTTACCAAGTCTCCGTTCTCCTTCGGTGCGCCCGCCTCTGATAAGCCCAAGTCTGATGAACCATCCAAACCTGCTTTCACGTTTGGGCAATCCAACTCAAGCTCTGCCGCCCCGGATTCTGTCAACTCGTCCCATACCCCCTCAAAACCCGCATTCAGTTTCGGTGCGCCCGCTCCTTCCAGCAACACTCCCGCCTCAAAGCCTGCCTTTACATTTGGTGCGAGCAGCTCCACCACCCCTGTAACAACCCCCACCACAGCTGTAGCCAATAAAGATGCAACTGGGGGTGGGATCACTGCTCCCAGCACTACGCCAGCCTTTGGAGGCTTCTCATTCGGTAGCCAAGCTGTGAACAAAGCCGAAGATAAAAAGGACGCACCTGCGAACCCGTTTGGGGGAACTTCAAATAATAATTCAACGTTCACGCTTGGTGGCCCTGCTAACAAGTCCATTGCTGCGAACGGGACGAGCTCTCCTTTCGGGACTGCTCCAAGCACCGTTGCGAATGCAGACTCTGCCAAGAATCCTTTCGATAATAAAAGTGGGCCCAATGGGGTCACGGCACCAGCTTTCACCTTTGGTGCTCCCGGTAACGCGTCAATGAAGCCTGCTAATGCAGGCGCGTTTGGATCAAATGTATCGACCGGTAGCCAACCGTTTGTCTTCGGTGCGAGCTCTGTCAATGGTGGCTCTACTTCTGCGCCCTTGAATACGTTCAAAACCGATAACGTCGCTAAGCCGAGCACTCCCGCTTTCGCCTTCGGGTCGGGTAGTAATGCTACTCCGGCGTCCAACCCATTCAACGCTTCTACTGCCCCAGCATCTAATCCTTTTGGTCAGCAGCAAGACCAGAAACCAAATGCGCCGGCTAGCTTTGCTTTCGGTGCGACCAACAACTCCGTCGCTGCGCCAGCATCcaattcttcattttccttTGGACAACCTATGAATGCCAGCCCTGCTGCATCCACTTCCACGTTCTCCTTCGGCCAGCCTGCTCAACAGCAATCCTCAACTCCTGCTGCTCCTTCGTTCTCTTTCGGACAGACTGCTGCCCAACCACAACCAGCGGCGGCGTTCAGTTTTGGCGCGCCTGCCGGTGATGCTTCTAGGTTCAAAAGTCCCACGCCCGGGCCAGAAGGGGGATTCAGTTTGGGTGTGGCAACAAACGAGGCTGCGCCAGCGAGCCCTGGTGGAAGGAGGGTTAAAGGTTTGCCACGAAGGCGATGA